In Triticum aestivum cultivar Chinese Spring chromosome 5B, IWGSC CS RefSeq v2.1, whole genome shotgun sequence, the following proteins share a genomic window:
- the LOC543410 gene encoding protein phosphatase 2C 70 isoform X2: MRSFGQGNQACASEDMRSWEEEQARMREMDTWQFRSSGEDINRPLISDKLDDYSGPSNNLGSNNAGESTMWTNRSTTSPRTHTHPTESHPIEGEVHVIDVTNGTPEELHLGSTLKRTAEASVRASEAKHTRRASGENNNGGIPVKDITVGSHLALEVIAGPSHGINRYLQSGNTSMLPMTLGRIPQSDLVLKDSEVSGKHARIDWNPNTLRWELVDMGSLNGTFLNSRAVTHPDVGSRRWSAPAELADGDIITLGSSSKVSVQISLQNQQVPVGVGMVSDAMITRRTGKKLPMEDVSCYQYPLAGAQQFGLFAIFDGHGGDGAAKAASRILPENVAKILSQKGTIERVLTCGNASDVLKCAFDLTEAALNHQYEGCTATALLIWFDQNKDCFAQCANLGDSACIMNVDGKPIAMTEDHRVVSTTERARIAKLGNPLKDGESRICGLNLCRMLGDKFLKEQDPRFSKEPYVSPVVQISKSCSAFALIASDGLWDVITAKKAAQLVLDYKERNMGQEISADGVADHVLSEARNLRTKDNTSVIFLDFDAMRMGR, from the exons GGCGAAGATATCAACAGGCCTCTAATATCAGACAAGTTGGATGACTACTCGGGCCCAAGCAATAACCTTGGTAGCAATAATGCTGGTGAGTCTACAATGTGGACAAATAGGAGTACCACTTCACCAAGGACGCATACTCATCCCACTGAATCTCATCCTATTGAAG GAGAAGTTCATGTGATTGATGTTACAAATGGTACACCGGAAGAGCTCCATCTGGGAAGTACGCTGAAGCGTACAGCAGAAGCAAGTGTGCGAGCATCTGAGGCAAAGCACACAAGAAGGGCCTCTGGAGAGAATAATAACGGCGGCATTCCTGTGAAGGATATCACAGTTG GAAGCCACCTAGCCTTGGAGGTCATAGCTGGCCCATCTCATGGAATAAACCGCTACCTGCAGTCAGGTAATACGTCCATGCTCCCAATGACTCTTGGAAGGATTCCTCAAAGCGATTTGGTGTTAAAGGATTCTGAGGTGTCAGGAAAGCATGCACGGATTGACTGGAACCCAAAT ACACTCAGATGGGAACTTGTGGATATGGGCAGTTTGAATGGAACCTTCTTGAATTCCCGGGCAGTTACCCATCCTGATGTTGGTTCTAGGCGTTGGAGTGCGCCTGCCGAACTTGCTGATGGTGATATTATAACACTTGGGAGTTCATCAAAAGTGTCT GTTCAAATTTCACTACAAAATCAACAAGTGCCAGTAGGAGTTGGTATGGTATCTGATGCAATGATAACCCGCCGAACTGGAAAGAAACTTCCCATGGAGGATGTCAGCTGCTACCAGTATCCTCTTGCTGGTGCTCAACAG TTTGGGCTGTTTGCCATTTTTGATGGCCATGGAGGGGATGGGGCTGCAAAAGCTGCCAGCAG GATACTTCCAGAGAATGTTGCGAAAATTCTTTCTCAGAAGGGAACAATAGAAAGAGTTCTCACATGCGGCAATGCTTCTGATGTTCTTAAGTGTGCATTTGACTTGACGGAAGCTGCACTCAATCAtcagtatgag GGTTGTACAGCAACTGCCCTTCTTATTTGGTTTGATCAGAACAAAGATTGCTTTGCCCAGTGCGCTAATCTAGGTGACTCGGCATGTATTATGAA TGTCGACGGGAAACCAATTGCGATGACAGAGGATCATCGAGTAGTCAGTACAACAGAACGAGCGAGGATAGCGAAATTAGGGAATCCCCTGAAAGATGGCGAAAGCCGTATATGTG GACTGAATCTTTGCAGGATGCTTGGAGACAAGTTTCTCAAAGAGCAAGATCCAAGGTTCAGTAAAGAACCATATGTGAGCCCAGTAGTTCAGATCTCGAAATCGTGCTCAGCTTTTGCGCTTATCGCTAG CGATGGCCTATGGGATGTCATTACCGCGAAAAAGGCAGCACAGCTTGTCCTCGAT TATAAGGAGAGGAACATGGGCCAAGAAATCTCAGCGGACGGAGTAGCAGACCATGTGCTTAGTGAAGCCAGGAATCTGCGGACGAAGGACAACACATCGGTGATATTCTTAGACTTCGACGCCATGAGGATGGGTCGCTGA
- the LOC123113866 gene encoding inorganic phosphate transporter 1-6 → MAREQLEVLTALDAAKTQWYHFTAIVIAGMGFFTDAYDLFCISLVTKLLGRIYYYREGADAPGSLPPNVAAAVNGVAFCGTLSGQLFFGWLGDRMGRKRVYGMTLMCMVLCSIASGLSFGSTPGSVMATLCFFRFWLGFGIGGDYPLSATIMSEYANKKTRGAFIAAVFAMQGFGILTGGVVTLIVSAAFRAAFHTPAYQDAPLASTPPQADFVWRFILMFGAVPALMTYYWRMKMPETARYTALVAKNAKQAAADMSKVLQVDIGAEEEDPKANDGGAGAADDRNSFGLFSGEFLRRHGLHLLGTATCWFLLDIAFYSQNLFQKDIFTAINWIPKAKTMSALEEVHRIARAQTLIALCGTVPGYWFTVALIDRIGRFWIQLGGFFFMAVFMLGLAFPYHHWTTPGNHIGFVVLYGLTFFFANFGPNSTTFIVPAEIFPARLRSTCHGISAAAGKLGAIVGSFGFLYLAQNQDPAKVDHGYKAGIGVRNSLFILAACNFLGMGFTFCAPESNGLSLEELSRENEEEAPDARTVPV, encoded by the coding sequence ATGGCGCGCGAGCAGCTGGAGGTGCTGACGGCGCTGGACGCGGCCAAGACGCAGTGGTACCACTTCACGGCCATCGTCATCGCCGGCATGGGCTTCTTCACCGACGCCTACGACCTCTTCTGCATCTCCCTCGTCACCAAGCTGCTCGGCCGCATCTACTACTACCGCGAGGGCGCCGACGCGCCCGGCTCGCTCCCGCCCAacgtcgccgccgccgtcaacggcGTCGCCTTCTGCGGCACGCTCTCCGGCCAGCTCTTCTTCGGCTGGCTCGGCGACCGCATGGGCCGCAAGCGCGTCTACGGCATGACGCTCATGTGCATGGTGCTCTGCTCCATCGCCTCCGGCCTCTCCTTCGGCTCCACCCCCGGTTCCGTCATGGCCACGCTCTGCTTCTTCCGCTTCTGGCTCGGCTTCGGCATCGGCGGCGACTACCCGCTCTCCGCCACCATCATGTCCGAGTACGCCAACAAGAAGACGAGGGGCGCGTTCATCGCCGCCGTCTTCGCCATGCAGGGCTTCGGCATCCTCACCGGCGGCGTCGTCACGCTCATCGTCTCCGCCGCGTTCCGCGCCGCCTTCCACACGCCCGCCTACCAGGACGCCCCCCTCGCCTCCACGCCGCCGCAGGCCGACTTCGTGTGGCGCTTCATCCTCATGTTCGGCGCCGTCCCGGCCCTCATGACCTACTACTGGCGGATGAAGATGCCCGAGACGGCGCGCTACACGGCGCTCGTCGCCAAGAACGCCAAGCAGGCCGCGGCCGACATGTCCAAGGTGCTCCAGGTGGACATCGGCGCCGAGGAAGAGGACCCCAAGGCCAACGACGGCGGCGCCGGAGCCGCCGACGACCGCAACTCGTTCGGGCTCTTCTCGGGCGAGTTCCTGCGCCGGCACGGGCTCCACCTCCTCGGCACGGCCACCTGCTGGTTCCTGCTGGACATCGCCTTCTACTCGCAGAACCTGTTCCAGAAGGACATTTTCACGGCGATCAACTGGATCCCCAAGGCCAAGACGATGAGCGCCCTCGAGGAGGTGCATCGCATCGCGCGCGCGCAGACGCTCATCGCGCTCTGCGGCACGGTGCCGGGCTACTGGTTCACGGTGGCGCTGATCGACCGGATCGGGCGGTTCTGGATCCAGCTGGGCGGCTTCTTCTTCATGGCGGTGTTCATGCTGGGGCTCGCCTTCCCGTACCACCACTGGACGACGCCGGGGAACCACATCGGGTTCGTGGTGCTGTACGGGCTCACCTTCTTCTTCGCCAACTTCGGGCCCAACTCCACCACCTTCATCGTTCCCGCCGAGATCTTCCCGGCGAGGCTCCGGTCGACGTGCCACGGCATCTCGGCGGCGGCCGGGAAGCTGGGCGCCATCGTGGGGTCGTTCGGGTTCCTGTACCTGGCGCAGAACCAGGACCCGGCCAAGGTGGACCACGGGTACAAGGCCGGCATCGGGGTGAGGAACTCGCTCTTCATCCTCGCCGCCTGCAACTTCCTCGGCATGGGCTTCACCTTCTGCGCGCCCGAGTCCAACGGCCTCTCGCTCGAGGAGCTCTCCCGCgagaacgaggaggaggcgccggacGCCAGGACGGTGCCCGTGTGA
- the LOC543410 gene encoding protein phosphatase 2C 70 isoform X1 — MAISPLVLSGAAVATLAVLGLAVYACRRWRRGAPPAALPPSASSQGEDINRPLISDKLDDYSGPSNNLGSNNAGESTMWTNRSTTSPRTHTHPTESHPIEGEVHVIDVTNGTPEELHLGSTLKRTAEASVRASEAKHTRRASGENNNGGIPVKDITVGSHLALEVIAGPSHGINRYLQSGNTSMLPMTLGRIPQSDLVLKDSEVSGKHARIDWNPNTLRWELVDMGSLNGTFLNSRAVTHPDVGSRRWSAPAELADGDIITLGSSSKVSVQISLQNQQVPVGVGMVSDAMITRRTGKKLPMEDVSCYQYPLAGAQQFGLFAIFDGHGGDGAAKAASRILPENVAKILSQKGTIERVLTCGNASDVLKCAFDLTEAALNHQYEGCTATALLIWFDQNKDCFAQCANLGDSACIMNVDGKPIAMTEDHRVVSTTERARIAKLGNPLKDGESRICGLNLCRMLGDKFLKEQDPRFSKEPYVSPVVQISKSCSAFALIASDGLWDVITAKKAAQLVLDYKERNMGQEISADGVADHVLSEARNLRTKDNTSVIFLDFDAMRMGR, encoded by the exons GGCGAAGATATCAACAGGCCTCTAATATCAGACAAGTTGGATGACTACTCGGGCCCAAGCAATAACCTTGGTAGCAATAATGCTGGTGAGTCTACAATGTGGACAAATAGGAGTACCACTTCACCAAGGACGCATACTCATCCCACTGAATCTCATCCTATTGAAG GAGAAGTTCATGTGATTGATGTTACAAATGGTACACCGGAAGAGCTCCATCTGGGAAGTACGCTGAAGCGTACAGCAGAAGCAAGTGTGCGAGCATCTGAGGCAAAGCACACAAGAAGGGCCTCTGGAGAGAATAATAACGGCGGCATTCCTGTGAAGGATATCACAGTTG GAAGCCACCTAGCCTTGGAGGTCATAGCTGGCCCATCTCATGGAATAAACCGCTACCTGCAGTCAGGTAATACGTCCATGCTCCCAATGACTCTTGGAAGGATTCCTCAAAGCGATTTGGTGTTAAAGGATTCTGAGGTGTCAGGAAAGCATGCACGGATTGACTGGAACCCAAAT ACACTCAGATGGGAACTTGTGGATATGGGCAGTTTGAATGGAACCTTCTTGAATTCCCGGGCAGTTACCCATCCTGATGTTGGTTCTAGGCGTTGGAGTGCGCCTGCCGAACTTGCTGATGGTGATATTATAACACTTGGGAGTTCATCAAAAGTGTCT GTTCAAATTTCACTACAAAATCAACAAGTGCCAGTAGGAGTTGGTATGGTATCTGATGCAATGATAACCCGCCGAACTGGAAAGAAACTTCCCATGGAGGATGTCAGCTGCTACCAGTATCCTCTTGCTGGTGCTCAACAG TTTGGGCTGTTTGCCATTTTTGATGGCCATGGAGGGGATGGGGCTGCAAAAGCTGCCAGCAG GATACTTCCAGAGAATGTTGCGAAAATTCTTTCTCAGAAGGGAACAATAGAAAGAGTTCTCACATGCGGCAATGCTTCTGATGTTCTTAAGTGTGCATTTGACTTGACGGAAGCTGCACTCAATCAtcagtatgag GGTTGTACAGCAACTGCCCTTCTTATTTGGTTTGATCAGAACAAAGATTGCTTTGCCCAGTGCGCTAATCTAGGTGACTCGGCATGTATTATGAA TGTCGACGGGAAACCAATTGCGATGACAGAGGATCATCGAGTAGTCAGTACAACAGAACGAGCGAGGATAGCGAAATTAGGGAATCCCCTGAAAGATGGCGAAAGCCGTATATGTG GACTGAATCTTTGCAGGATGCTTGGAGACAAGTTTCTCAAAGAGCAAGATCCAAGGTTCAGTAAAGAACCATATGTGAGCCCAGTAGTTCAGATCTCGAAATCGTGCTCAGCTTTTGCGCTTATCGCTAG CGATGGCCTATGGGATGTCATTACCGCGAAAAAGGCAGCACAGCTTGTCCTCGAT TATAAGGAGAGGAACATGGGCCAAGAAATCTCAGCGGACGGAGTAGCAGACCATGTGCTTAGTGAAGCCAGGAATCTGCGGACGAAGGACAACACATCGGTGATATTCTTAGACTTCGACGCCATGAGGATGGGTCGCTGA